From Periophthalmus magnuspinnatus isolate fPerMag1 chromosome 1, fPerMag1.2.pri, whole genome shotgun sequence:
GCGTCTCTCCTGTTTCACCAACAAACAACATGTTACACAGGCTGCATCCCAACAAGACAATGACATCCTACGAGCTCATGACAATCAAGGAATACTGAGGAAGTGGAACTGTTCTAGTGGTTCAATTCAAAGTTatctttaaaatgtgctgtCATTACTGTATCATgataatgttatatttttaaatttttaatacAATAACTCCTCACTTTTTGCTCTGACGCCATCTTTGAGTTGAACTACTGAAAGAAATTTATTTTTCCACAATATTCGCTTTATGGTATCAGCTTTTTACAATACTACAGTATCTGAACCTACTTAGCAATAATAAAGGGAGATAAAAAGCTATATACATTTGTACTCAGTCCTTAAAGCCTACACAAATGAAGCTGATCCTGCAACAATAGTGTGTAAAACATGACCACTCAGACCTTCTGTAGTGGGAGTCGCCCACTAAAAGTAATATGTTTTACATTGTTGCAGATTAGCggaaaatttaatttaataacataaatatatttgtcaTGCTAGCCATGCATGTCGGGCATGAATATTATGATAAAGGTACAAACCCAATTCCAAAAAAGTTGCGAAACTATAACATGTaaataaacagaataataatataattatgAAAAAGACATAATCTGTTGTTGTGACATTTACCGGTACATATCTGCAAACAGTAGAGAGAAATCTCATGTAATGACTAgaataaatgtggtgtgtgtgtgtgttcctgcTGGTCAGATCGGCAGATGGCGGACACTGGCAGCCTCGCCTCTTTCAGTCTatcctagggcagctgtggctacaataatcACTTACatcaccgagtgtggagtgaatgaataatgcatgaaactgTAAAGCGTCTTGAAAAGTGCTACATAAGACTAAAGCGGCTTTATTACTGATGTAAATGTGAAGACTGTGTATAAAGATATGGACCCTCTGCCGTATCGCCCCTTTGTGCCATGTGGGCTCCAACAACAAACTGATATTTCATTCTGTGCTCTAATAAACGGCACCGTGAGTCTGTGTCTGCCCTCACACTGAATCTGCTATCTCCACATCTGCCCAGAACTATTCACTGAGGCAGTTCCTTCATACACACAAGATAAAGACAAAGCAGACAACCAAACCACAGGTCCCTAATGCTCATCGAGACTGGGTTTACGCTGCTGCAGCTGAGGTCTACAATTTGTAACAGACATTTAAATTACTGGTAAGTGTCGCTATGCTAAAGTTATCACCGATAATTGTATCcgaaagaaatacaaaaacacttCTTCGTCTAACACTCGGGAGAAGCTACTTATACAAAATTCAACCGGAGGAAGGTGGTTCCAGTCTAACCTTTTCTAGAGAGAAACTAGGGGATTATGCTACAGATAACACCACAACTACCTTAGTTTGAACTTAAAATTTTATGCAgcggagttgtattttgtaacTCTGCTCGCCTGTATTTCTGTGTGCAGGGGAAACAGAGAGGCTAGTCACTAGACACTGGTGACAGACTTCTACAGAGCATCATGTGACATCCAGAGCAGGGGGTGGAATGGCAGACCAATGCCTGGGTGCTAACACACGCTAACACGCgctaacacacactaacacacttACCCCAACACTCAGACTGATGCCAATCCCTGCGTTCCGTCCACACAGAGCAAAATCAACAATGAgacagtgtttttctttcagctCGACATACAGCCAGTGTAACTACAGCCCGATGCACCAGGGACCTCAGCCAAGGCCTCTTCTCTGTGTTCAAGATTTTCTCTCTATTTCACTTATTTAAAATAGTGAGGAGGCACTAAGGAAATAACATTTTTGATGTTTCTGTGCCATATTCTTTTCTTCAGTTTGTGACTCCGGTGCTACTATACCGTACATACCCTGTAAATTAGACAGTGCATATTCCAGGCCTTTCATCGCCTTTCCCTGGTTACTCTTAAAGCGAGCCAATCCAAATTcctgaaacaacaaaaacaataaacccTTAAAAACATTTTGCTAAAAGTATGGTATTTATTTCCGCAATTTGAGCCTGATAATTCCTGGCACCATCATGTTGGAATATGCCAGGGAAGAAAAATGAACATCCAAGGCATTGAGTCTAGTCCTTTTACCAGGTGCAGTagaatgtaaatgtaatctTTGTCCACTGTTATAGTACGAAAACATTGCAAGGCAGTGCATTTtgacataacaataaaaaatgtacctGTATAGGTCTGGAGAAGCCATAAATGCTTGAAGAAATCCAGGCTTCTCGTTTGAGCTGAGTGGCGGTTGGCTGCTCCTCTGAGTCTACAAAGATGCAGCGTTCTTCCACTGACTGGGAAAGcagacaaataaacacatatgTCTGGTGCTTTAATCAAAAACAGAAATTCTAATGATCTTAATAATTCAAGTGTGTGAGCCACACTCTACATGAACTCTGACTGCTCTTTAAGCAAACCACTCtgcttcagaatcagaatcagaatcagaagacttttattgccatagtctgtgaacacagttcacaaactaggaacttgatacggtgaaaaagtgcaacataaacacactgaataaatacaaatacaaatacaaataagggcatgcacaaagttaaaaagatatgcttaaaaaaatcaaatgaaatacttaaagggagaaaatatgtacaatagcagcatcagaacaacagtgcaaagtggcttattaaagtgaccggtgttataaagtgtccagtatagTGCAGATTCAGTGTTTTTGCTCTTCAAAAAGTGATGCATGACTTTCTAATTCTTGTTTTCAGAAAGATTTAAatactgtgttgtgttgtacacTTCGGCAGAAATAATGTAGTCTTTCTTGTCAGCTATTTCAAAATGATGCCACAAGGCTGAGTAACAAACACTGTGTAGAACTGCCCTCACCATGAGAGTGGTGTGGTTCAGGTTCCATGTGTATGTGGTCAGGCTCCTGTTGACAGGATCCACAATGGAGTCCTCCACGATGTAGACGGAGCGTGACATGCCCAACGGGAAGAATCGCTCTGCCCATCGAGGCAGACGATTGGTCTTCATCAGGAGACGCCTGGAGAGGAGCCGGTCGTCCGCAGTCACCTCCCGATACACTACATCCTCTGTGAGGACATGAGTGCTGAAACACACGATATAACACACACGTAAACTGCAAATCCACAACAATGCACTGTAGCTAAAGGTGGCAGAGCAgcatatatactatactatatactataataTACTAATGTGAGGTGAGAATAATGGCTCAAATTTGTATTGTACTTTATATGCTTGACAACCagttttaacaaaacatttctacactagatagatactttattaatctcGAAGGAAATTTCAAAGTGGCCATCACTAGATAAATAAATTCCtaaaacagcataaaaacaGTTTCTTAAAACctgacacacaaaaaacattttgccAAGTTCAAATTGCTCTTGTGCTAGGTCTGAGAAATATAAAGGACTTTCTCAGTCAATCAGGTCGGTGCTTTCTCTCCAGTCCAGTGTGTTGTCCAGTAAGACTCCCAAGTAGGACATGACAGTCTCCACCTTTTCATCCTCTATGCAGGCAGGTTGTGGGGGAAGGGGGACTTGGTCTTCTGTACATTTATCTGTAGCTGGTTCTGCTTGGACCATCTTACAAAATCCTGCACCAGCTGCCTGTACTGTGTATGGACCTACTGCCCTCCTTCCACcgctcattcattcattgttttaaTCAAATCCAAAGTTCACAGTGCACTTtactgcatatttttatttctcattcacggaattcaaatttttttttgaTACCTGAAAGGATTGGGGTACCTCTGCCAGAAAGCAAGGACCACTTGATCCCATGTACTCCGGATGTCTGTGTAGCTACAGAAATACTTGACCATCTTTCTGATGTGGATGACCCAGATGGATATGAACGCCTCCTGTTTCTGAGGGAACTACAGAAGAAGCCTCCTGTGCTGACTCCATCCACAGTCTACTGCAGCTCTGCTAtgctctgcacacacacaaacagagacacacacagacacacacagacagagacagacacacacacacacagacacacacacacatacagagacagacacagagacacgcacacacagagacacagacacacacacacacagagacacagaaacacgcacaacacacacagagacacacacaaggAGATACAGGTTAGCTTAGTTCTATTTGTAGAAGAGCTTAATGTGGAACATCCTCTTACTATAGCTTTATGTACACTTAAAAATTGAAGTATCTGTGGCTGTTATTTATCGTATTAAGTTGTATCagatgttgttattattattaacgtTACGTGCTGTGTAATAACGCCACATCATTACAACGAACAGTAGTGCCCTGACTTTTGAAGGCATCGTTGTTTTATTAGTGACATTGCTAATGACCTATGACACAGGCCACATGTATGACACAGGCCACATCTATGACTGTATCTACACTTAATGACAAACACGCCATGAACCTGTCATAAACATACTAACGCTACTGAGAGAGAAGAAACACAGAAAATTACCCAAATCCGAATAAACTAGTAGATTCATATCACAAACGTGTCCATTGCATTTCTATTGTGCGTTAAAAGTAAATCGTCTTCTAAAATTGTAATAAGTTTATCTTTGAAAACATGCGACAGACGGACGGAACTGACAGAGCCGCAGACAGCGTCATGGCGGAACTTCCGCTTtggatttcaaaataaaacacatggaTGGTACAATCTGTAGATTTTACCGATTTTAAGCGTTAAGCGGGTCAGCGTACATTCATTTAACGTATGGTAGAAATATTATCCAAAGAGATTTCACTAGTCGTGGAAAAATGACATTATGACCCTCTCTTTTACCCTTGCACCTCCTACTTAGCCCAGTGCGTGTCGCTGTAATATTTGTCCCCAGTAAAAACAGGTCCATATGCCCTCTTTGCAGTTACGTTGGTTGTTGGTGCTTTGCTCGGGGAAGCGTCCTCCATGGTGTCATTGTAAGTCTTGGAGGTTGAATACTAAGATAAAGGAATGTCGGGGTATACTTCAGACGAGAAGCTGCGCTATGATCAGCTAGTAAAGCTCCGGCGGCAGTGGCTCAAAGACCAAGAGCTGAGCCCGAGAGAGCCCGTGATACAAGCCAAAGCACCGGGCCCCATCGCCAAGTTCTGGGCTGGATTTTTGGAGCCCAAGAGTTTGTGGAGGATTTACGTGAGTGCCCTGTGCAGTtatagtttttcttttcaaactcaAAGTTTCCAACATGAGTTGAAGCAGTTGAACATTTTATCTGAACTTGTCCGTGGCGTGCAGAGCCATATTGTAAAGCTACCTGAAGCTAGCATTCCTGAAGCTAATACTCCTGAAGCTAGCACTCCTGAAGCTTGTACTCCATGCAGCATCTTCAAACAGgttgaccagattttcaaaaccaTCCCAAAAACATCCaggttgggatggttggtataacaaaaattgtgaaaagaccGCGTAATATTGTCCACTCTTATATTCCCCTTTTTACTGTTGGCGTGTATTAAATTAGTCAAAAATGGGGACACCCAggataattttttttgtataaaactaGGACAAATCAATGATTTTCGATAAAACTGTTGGGATATGctacacagggctcaaaactgggaatGTAGAGATGTCTGGCCACTATCTTCAAATCAAGTCATgctatttaattgtatttttgttcaagACGAGTTTCTACATAGTGCATcagttttaatgtatttattcttttacCTTTTACAGACGTATAAGGCATACAGAGGAGGGGTTTTTACCTTAACACGGCTACTCATACCAGCTTGGATCGTTCACTATTATGTCAAATACCACGTCACTGTAAGTTGCAAATCATTTTGTCAACTTTGGATTGGATTTGTTCCTGAGCTTTGGAACACCTCACACCATCCACACATTCTGTCAGCTCCACACATTCTAGTGAACTGACCTTTTAAATGGGATAAATTGGCCTACAATATGATAATATTGCCTTTACATTTGCATTGCACTCTACAGGCTTGACAGAGCTCATCAAAGCACAG
This genomic window contains:
- the prelid1b gene encoding PRELI domain containing 1b, with product MVKYFCSYTDIRSTWDQVVLAFWQRYPNPFSTHVLTEDVVYREVTADDRLLSRRLLMKTNRLPRWAERFFPLGMSRSVYIVEDSIVDPVNRSLTTYTWNLNHTTLMSVEERCIFVDSEEQPTATQLKREAWISSSIYGFSRPIQEFGLARFKSNQGKAMKGLEYALSNLQGETPQWLLRGSVKEVSGKAKEAAKTLATAASPQQKPQQYV
- the ndufb6 gene encoding NADH dehydrogenase [ubiquinone] 1 beta subcomplex subunit 6, with amino-acid sequence MSGYTSDEKLRYDQLVKLRRQWLKDQELSPREPVIQAKAPGPIAKFWAGFLEPKSLWRIYTYKAYRGGVFTLTRLLIPAWIVHYYVKYHVTQKPYGIVELKPKLFPGDTIMETGEVVPPLPEIHGHH